Proteins encoded by one window of Komagataeibacter sucrofermentans DSM 15973:
- a CDS encoding HAMP domain-containing sensor histidine kinase — protein sequence MMSWNRISRRRNVETRRIIATTSFRIVTLFAGLFILGGMVMTITSGLYSQSTMRQQIRREVENESHETFADAGVADVRHLLPVVQGLIEHEPGFHYLLQDSGQVIVAGNMLHLRPVPGERWLAWSHRLPKEINQDIVYGIGYRLDDGGYYFVGMDASPLTHLQRALWTTILWGIAGFGLIGVAGGLFLSNLILKWIETISRTARSIMQGDMSRRIPLRGTDDELDHLSESLNAMLDQNEYLIASLKQVSNDIAHDMRRPLARMRQNLERAIGAHGPSDTMHEQVECAIEDLDAALEIFSSLLKLAQLESGAWNNEMEPLDPARLLESVLEPYRSVIEDNGQRLETEIIPACPTVTGHPVLLRQAFSNLIENAVRHTPDQTTITATIMLSDKTITIEIADNGPGIPDEAMLRVFDRFVRLDTSRTHDGNGLGLTMVKAVVQLHRGTIVLSHNNPGVRCIVKLPIEI from the coding sequence ATGATGTCGTGGAATAGGATATCCCGACGCCGAAATGTGGAGACACGACGTATCATCGCCACGACGTCGTTTCGTATCGTCACGTTGTTCGCCGGTCTTTTTATATTGGGCGGCATGGTCATGACTATAACGTCAGGCCTTTACAGCCAGTCAACCATGCGCCAGCAGATCCGCCGGGAAGTGGAGAACGAGAGCCATGAGACATTTGCAGATGCTGGTGTTGCGGATGTCCGACATCTCCTGCCAGTTGTGCAAGGACTGATCGAACATGAACCCGGTTTCCATTATTTGCTTCAGGACTCCGGACAGGTCATTGTCGCAGGCAACATGCTGCATCTGCGACCAGTGCCGGGCGAACGCTGGCTGGCATGGTCCCATCGCCTGCCGAAAGAAATCAACCAGGATATCGTTTATGGAATAGGTTATCGCCTTGATGACGGCGGCTATTACTTCGTGGGCATGGATGCCTCGCCCCTGACGCATCTCCAACGCGCATTATGGACAACGATCCTGTGGGGCATTGCAGGATTTGGTCTGATAGGGGTAGCGGGCGGCCTTTTCCTGAGCAACCTGATCCTGAAATGGATCGAGACGATAAGCAGGACGGCACGGAGCATCATGCAGGGCGATATGTCTCGCCGCATCCCGCTACGTGGCACGGATGATGAGCTTGATCATCTCTCGGAGAGCCTCAATGCGATGCTCGACCAGAATGAATACCTGATTGCAAGTCTGAAACAGGTCTCCAATGACATCGCGCACGACATGCGCCGCCCGCTGGCGCGTATGCGCCAGAATCTTGAGCGCGCCATTGGGGCACATGGACCTTCCGATACCATGCATGAGCAGGTCGAGTGTGCAATCGAGGATCTGGATGCCGCATTGGAAATATTTTCCTCGCTGCTCAAGCTGGCGCAACTTGAGTCCGGGGCATGGAACAACGAAATGGAACCCCTCGATCCCGCACGACTTCTGGAATCAGTTCTAGAACCGTATCGCTCCGTTATCGAAGACAATGGACAGCGCCTGGAAACCGAAATCATTCCCGCCTGCCCTACCGTCACCGGTCATCCAGTCCTTTTACGGCAGGCATTCTCCAACCTGATCGAGAATGCCGTACGCCATACGCCTGACCAGACCACCATCACAGCGACCATAATGCTTTCGGACAAGACCATCACGATAGAAATAGCCGATAATGGTCCAGGCATTCCGGACGAAGCCATGCTTCGGGTATTCGACCGCTTTGTCCGTCTTGATACAAGCCGTACGCATGACGGTAACGGGCTAGGGCTTACCATGGTGAAAGCCGTAGTACAACTGCACCGGGGCACGATCGTCTTGTCTCACAACAACCCTGGCGTAAGGTGTATCGTTAAATTACCCATAGAGATCTAG
- a CDS encoding helix-turn-helix transcriptional regulator yields the protein MDMESALAALSALSQSTRLAIFRLLVRHEPDGLPAGHVARHLDMPQNTISTHLAILTRAGLLSAQRHSRQIVYRACLSRLQDLMLFLVRDCCAGSPELCAPLIATLSSCCPSPESCS from the coding sequence ATGGATATGGAATCGGCCCTTGCCGCGCTCAGCGCCCTGTCCCAGTCCACGCGGCTGGCTATCTTCCGCCTGCTTGTGCGCCATGAACCGGACGGCCTGCCCGCCGGACATGTCGCTCGCCATCTTGATATGCCGCAGAACACGATCTCGACCCACCTCGCGATCCTGACACGTGCCGGCCTGCTGAGCGCGCAACGCCACAGTCGGCAGATCGTCTATCGCGCCTGTCTTTCTCGCCTGCAGGACCTGATGCTCTTCCTCGTCAGGGACTGCTGTGCGGGCAGTCCCGAACTCTGTGCGCCCCTGATCGCGACCCTGTCCTCCTGCTGTCCGTCCCCCGAATCCTGCTCATGA
- the arsC gene encoding arsenate reductase (glutaredoxin) (This arsenate reductase requires both glutathione and glutaredoxin to convert arsenate to arsenite, after which the efflux transporter formed by ArsA and ArsB can extrude the arsenite from the cell, providing resistance.), producing the protein MTITIYHNPACGTSRNVLALIRNSGEEPRIIEYLKTPPNRAELVDLIALMGVPVRSVLREKDTPFHELGLDNPALSDDALIDAIIAHPILMNRPIVVTPLGVALCRPSETVLDILPNPQQGAFVKVDNEKTVDESGKRIV; encoded by the coding sequence ATGACCATCACGATCTATCACAACCCGGCCTGCGGCACGTCGCGCAATGTGCTGGCACTGATCCGCAACAGCGGCGAGGAGCCTCGCATTATCGAGTATCTGAAAACGCCTCCCAATCGTGCGGAACTGGTCGATCTGATTGCCCTTATGGGCGTTCCGGTGCGCTCGGTCCTGCGGGAAAAGGACACGCCCTTTCACGAACTTGGCCTCGATAATCCGGCCCTGAGCGATGACGCGCTGATCGATGCCATAATCGCACACCCAATCTTGATGAACCGACCGATCGTCGTCACCCCGCTCGGCGTTGCGCTCTGCCGTCCGTCCGAGACGGTTCTGGACATCCTGCCCAACCCACAGCAGGGCGCATTCGTCAAAGTGGACAACGAGAAAACCGTCGATGAATCCGGAAAGCGGATCGTCTGA
- a CDS encoding cytochrome b: MIVRMKYKSGLSPARYDAPTIIFHWGCTAIIILQFATANLWGLFRNPLHHQLVVTHLTAGMVLSVLFPARLLWRLGWGRQIRAADRWLDAMLARCVEYSLYGLVLLEILLGYLWRWGNGQAMSFLSIQIMPPFGRFPTSTVGILHWLHQWNGWLIIVLATGHALAACFHYFILRDNVFQRMLLTGNVSDEYGK, from the coding sequence ATGATCGTTCGGATGAAATACAAATCTGGCCTTTCCCCAGCACGTTATGACGCACCAACAATCATTTTCCACTGGGGATGCACGGCCATTATCATACTGCAGTTCGCAACCGCGAATTTATGGGGCCTGTTCCGGAACCCGCTACACCATCAACTGGTGGTGACCCACCTGACGGCAGGCATGGTACTGAGCGTTCTGTTTCCCGCACGCCTGCTATGGCGACTAGGCTGGGGACGGCAGATCCGCGCCGCCGATCGCTGGCTTGATGCCATGCTGGCGCGCTGCGTGGAATACAGCCTGTATGGTTTAGTCCTGCTGGAAATCCTCCTGGGATATCTGTGGCGATGGGGCAATGGGCAGGCCATGAGTTTCCTGTCCATCCAGATCATGCCGCCCTTTGGCAGGTTTCCGACATCGACAGTCGGCATTCTGCACTGGCTGCACCAGTGGAATGGCTGGCTGATCATCGTGCTTGCCACGGGTCATGCGCTGGCCGCGTGTTTTCATTACTTCATTCTCCGGGACAATGTTTTTCAGAGAATGCTGCTGACAGGGAATGTATCCGATGAATATGGAAAGTAA
- a CDS encoding response regulator transcription factor yields the protein MTLVTRPRLLLVEDDHATTDYVRQGLEESGIDVVCVANGTDGSQHALSQTWDIVILDRMLPGLDGLTILMRMRSYAIMTPVLFLTTMDGVPSRVAGLRHGADDYMIKPFALRELVARVQVLLRRSSSFQHTTIMNVADVELNLLTLAVTRNGEKVLLQPQELKLLEYFMRNAGTVLSRQMLLKDVWHMDFPVRTNIVETHICRLREKLGQDGQPLIHTVRGSGYVMSA from the coding sequence ATGACGCTGGTAACACGCCCCCGCCTGCTTTTGGTTGAAGATGACCACGCAACTACGGATTACGTGCGGCAGGGACTGGAGGAAAGCGGAATTGACGTGGTTTGTGTCGCTAACGGGACCGATGGATCGCAGCATGCCCTGTCGCAAACGTGGGATATCGTCATTCTAGATCGCATGCTGCCTGGTCTGGATGGACTGACAATTCTCATGCGCATGCGCTCTTATGCCATCATGACGCCAGTCCTGTTCCTGACGACGATGGATGGCGTACCAAGCCGTGTCGCCGGTCTGCGGCATGGTGCGGATGATTACATGATCAAGCCATTTGCATTACGCGAGTTGGTCGCGCGCGTGCAGGTACTGCTTCGTCGATCATCTTCCTTCCAGCATACAACAATAATGAATGTGGCTGACGTTGAACTCAATCTGCTGACGCTTGCAGTGACACGGAATGGCGAAAAGGTTCTTCTGCAGCCTCAGGAACTAAAACTTCTGGAATATTTCATGAGGAATGCAGGCACGGTGCTTTCCCGGCAAATGCTGCTGAAGGATGTCTGGCATATGGATTTCCCGGTTCGTACGAACATCGTCGAAACGCATATTTGTCGTCTGCGGGAAAAACTGGGGCAGGACGGCCAACCTCTGATCCACACCGTCAGGGGTAGCGGTTATGTCATGAGTGCGTGA
- a CDS encoding sulfite exporter TauE/SafE family protein, which yields MLLWSLILVASAAAFGLSAVSGGGAGLLLMPLLGLVLPGTQVPAALSIGTVASSATRIISFRQAIRWDIVRHFAPTALPFAALGAWALSRMEPAYLSLLLGVFLMGNLPLLFRKPAPQVTVKTPHAIELHVLGATAGFISGFTGAVGLVFNGFYYRLGLRKEEIVATRAANEIMLHVLKIALYAEFGLLNTRASIAGIAVAAAAVLSSIIMKYLLPHLHDRLFHHIGHAAMVVAGVMMVISASSQLAR from the coding sequence ATGCTGCTCTGGTCCCTGATTCTGGTTGCATCAGCCGCGGCATTTGGCCTGAGCGCCGTGTCGGGAGGCGGTGCCGGGCTGCTCCTAATGCCCCTGCTGGGGCTGGTGCTGCCTGGCACTCAGGTGCCAGCCGCCCTGTCGATCGGGACAGTTGCCAGTTCGGCGACGCGCATCATCTCGTTCCGGCAGGCGATCCGGTGGGACATCGTCCGGCATTTTGCGCCCACCGCGTTGCCCTTCGCCGCCCTGGGCGCATGGGCATTGAGCCGTATGGAGCCAGCCTATCTGTCGCTGCTTCTTGGCGTATTCCTGATGGGCAATCTTCCCCTTCTCTTTCGCAAGCCTGCACCCCAGGTCACTGTGAAAACGCCCCACGCTATCGAACTGCACGTGCTGGGTGCTACCGCCGGCTTCATTTCCGGTTTTACCGGAGCGGTCGGCCTGGTGTTCAATGGGTTTTATTATCGACTTGGTCTGCGGAAGGAAGAAATCGTCGCAACCCGCGCGGCCAACGAAATCATGCTGCATGTGCTCAAGATCGCTCTCTACGCTGAGTTCGGCCTGTTGAATACCCGGGCCAGCATTGCGGGTATCGCTGTTGCTGCGGCGGCGGTTCTGTCATCAATAATCATGAAGTACCTGTTGCCGCACCTACATGATCGCTTGTTTCACCATATTGGTCATGCCGCCATGGTCGTGGCGGGTGTCATGATGGTGATCTCCGCCAGTAGTCAGTTAGCGCGGTAG
- a CDS encoding RcnB family protein encodes MIDRFPAAILSACLILTSATARADPPWGHGGHDRRGGERGHGHMRDWRRGEYYVNWRSRQWRGRDWRRYHGLWAPPSGYYWMQSGAQYLLVAAVTGLIAGVVAATTGVAMPVPVVPAYPTAPYPAAPAYTPPY; translated from the coding sequence ATGATAGATCGATTTCCGGCCGCCATCCTGTCAGCCTGCCTGATCCTGACCAGTGCGACGGCCCGTGCGGATCCGCCATGGGGGCATGGCGGTCATGACCGTCGTGGCGGGGAGCGTGGCCATGGCCATATGAGGGACTGGCGAAGGGGGGAGTATTATGTCAACTGGCGGTCGCGGCAGTGGCGGGGCCGTGACTGGCGGCGCTACCATGGCCTGTGGGCACCGCCATCAGGCTATTACTGGATGCAGTCCGGAGCGCAGTACCTGCTTGTGGCGGCGGTAACCGGACTGATCGCGGGCGTGGTTGCTGCCACTACAGGCGTGGCGATGCCTGTACCGGTCGTGCCTGCTTACCCGACGGCGCCCTATCCGGCAGCACCAGCTTATACGCCACCTTATTGA
- a CDS encoding arsenic transporter, producing the protein MLALLIFVVTLVFVIWQPRGLGIGWSAMAGAAVALAAGVIHWHDIPVVWHIVWDATFTFIALIVISLLLDEAGFFHWAALHAVRWGKGRGRTLFPLIVVLGAAIAAVFANDGAALLLTPIVIAILTQLRLSHTAALAFIIATGFVADTTSLPLVISNLVNIVSANFFGIAFDRYATIMVPVDLVALGATLAVLWLWYRRQVPATYPVAELPAPATAIRDPHVFRAAFPLLALVLAAYFLTAPFHIPVCVVACLAAAILLLVAGYGRVISVRKVLRGAPWQIVIFSLGMYLVVYGLRNAGLTDYLATALVWLGHQGTFTATIGTGFLAAVLSSIMNNMPSVLVGALAIQQAHDITPLTRDLMIYANVIGCDLGPKFTPIGSLATLLWLHVLASKNHRVTWGQYMKVGLAITPPVLLATLIALALWLPRVSHP; encoded by the coding sequence ATGCTGGCGCTTCTGATTTTCGTTGTCACGCTGGTTTTTGTCATCTGGCAGCCTCGGGGGCTGGGCATCGGCTGGAGCGCAATGGCAGGTGCCGCCGTGGCTCTGGCGGCTGGTGTGATCCACTGGCACGACATTCCGGTCGTCTGGCACATCGTCTGGGACGCGACCTTCACCTTTATCGCGCTGATTGTTATCTCGCTGTTGCTGGACGAGGCCGGGTTCTTCCATTGGGCCGCCTTGCACGCGGTGCGTTGGGGCAAAGGGCGAGGCCGGACGCTATTCCCGCTGATCGTGGTGCTGGGAGCGGCCATTGCAGCGGTTTTCGCCAATGACGGCGCGGCCCTGCTGCTCACGCCCATTGTCATCGCCATCCTCACTCAACTCCGCCTGAGCCATACTGCAGCCCTGGCCTTCATCATAGCGACCGGCTTCGTCGCGGACACCACCAGCCTGCCGCTGGTCATCTCCAATCTGGTGAACATCGTCAGCGCCAATTTCTTTGGCATTGCGTTCGATCGCTATGCCACGATCATGGTCCCTGTCGATCTGGTAGCACTTGGTGCAACGCTGGCCGTCTTGTGGCTGTGGTACCGGCGGCAGGTGCCTGCGACCTATCCCGTCGCCGAACTGCCCGCACCTGCCACGGCCATTCGTGACCCTCATGTATTCCGAGCGGCATTTCCGCTGCTAGCCCTGGTTCTGGCGGCCTATTTCCTGACCGCGCCGTTTCATATCCCGGTCTGTGTCGTAGCCTGCCTGGCCGCTGCAATCCTGCTGCTCGTCGCCGGATATGGCCGGGTGATCTCTGTTCGCAAGGTGCTGCGGGGTGCCCCGTGGCAGATCGTGATCTTCTCCCTAGGCATGTATCTGGTGGTCTATGGGCTGCGCAATGCCGGGCTGACCGACTATCTTGCGACCGCACTGGTCTGGCTCGGTCATCAAGGGACGTTCACGGCCACCATCGGCACCGGCTTTCTAGCGGCTGTTCTGTCGTCCATCATGAACAATATGCCGAGTGTGCTGGTCGGGGCGCTGGCGATCCAGCAGGCTCACGACATCACGCCGCTGACACGCGACCTGATGATCTATGCCAACGTCATCGGCTGCGACCTCGGGCCGAAATTCACGCCCATTGGTAGTCTCGCAACACTGCTGTGGCTGCATGTGCTGGCATCCAAGAATCATCGGGTCACGTGGGGGCAATACATGAAGGTCGGGCTGGCCATCACCCCGCCGGTCCTGCTGGCCACGCTCATCGCGCTGGCCCTGTGGCTGCCCCGGGTCAGCCACCCGTAA
- a CDS encoding carbohydrate porin codes for MKTFSFAYAQPVPVSVLSAGVTPQQNIPDHIDPRTHLSGNWGGIRNRLLAQGIDIRISDTNEFWSNPVGGAQASSNYIGSAAVEMVTDLHTLTGLPLGTFDISAMEIRGRPFSNTPLYVFNQTSNIEADDNGRLYELWYSQKFMGERLAFRIGKLDLGHDFMVSSVGLNFLNASFSWPIMPDNDLYDQGPVSPVATPAIRLRYTLSPHWNFLFAAADDNPVGGPFINAKDPWNQNRDPGGTRFSFRTGALFFGEVQYRRTLYGRQGTYKLGGYFDTGRFPDQSDLRKNHKTNWAVYAIADQTLQHFGRITELDAFIRGNWTADTDRNQIVYAADAGFTLKGPFGRAGDMAGFGAGLGAASPYLAQADRRSGLPMQGTEYHLELTYQIPITPWFMLQPDIQGIISPSGGVLDNKGQHVHDEAIFGLHSSVTF; via the coding sequence TTGAAAACCTTCTCTTTTGCATATGCCCAGCCTGTTCCCGTAAGCGTGCTGAGCGCGGGCGTTACGCCACAGCAGAATATTCCCGACCATATTGACCCGCGCACCCATCTGTCCGGCAACTGGGGCGGAATACGGAACCGGCTGCTGGCACAGGGAATTGATATCCGTATATCGGATACCAATGAATTCTGGTCCAACCCGGTGGGGGGCGCGCAGGCATCCAGCAACTACATCGGGTCCGCCGCGGTTGAAATGGTGACGGATCTGCACACCCTGACGGGCCTGCCACTGGGTACATTTGACATCAGCGCCATGGAAATCCGTGGGCGACCATTCAGTAATACGCCCCTGTATGTTTTCAACCAGACATCGAATATCGAAGCGGATGATAACGGGCGGCTATATGAACTGTGGTACAGCCAGAAATTCATGGGAGAACGCCTGGCCTTCCGGATTGGCAAGCTGGATCTCGGGCATGACTTCATGGTCAGCAGCGTCGGGCTGAACTTCCTCAACGCGTCCTTTTCCTGGCCCATCATGCCCGATAATGACCTGTATGACCAAGGCCCCGTCTCCCCCGTGGCCACGCCTGCGATACGGTTGCGCTATACCCTGTCCCCACACTGGAATTTCCTGTTCGCGGCAGCCGATGACAATCCTGTGGGCGGCCCCTTCATCAACGCGAAGGACCCGTGGAACCAAAACCGCGACCCCGGTGGCACGCGCTTCAGTTTCCGCACGGGCGCTCTTTTCTTCGGGGAGGTCCAGTACCGGCGGACCCTGTACGGAAGGCAGGGCACATATAAACTTGGCGGTTACTTTGATACCGGACGCTTTCCCGACCAGTCCGATCTCAGAAAAAACCATAAAACCAACTGGGCCGTCTACGCCATTGCGGATCAGACGCTGCAGCATTTCGGGCGAATAACGGAGCTTGACGCTTTCATTCGGGGGAACTGGACAGCGGACACCGACCGCAACCAGATCGTCTATGCCGCAGATGCTGGGTTTACCCTGAAGGGGCCGTTTGGACGTGCAGGCGACATGGCGGGGTTTGGTGCGGGCCTGGGGGCGGCTAGTCCCTATCTTGCCCAGGCGGACCGGCGTTCTGGCCTGCCCATGCAGGGCACCGAATATCATCTGGAGTTGACCTATCAGATCCCAATCACGCCATGGTTCATGCTTCAGCCTGATATTCAGGGCATCATATCGCCCAGTGGTGGTGTTCTCGATAATAAAGGGCAGCATGTGCATGACGAAGCCATCTTCGGTCTGCATAGCAGCGTAACATTCTGA
- a CDS encoding VIT family protein, with product MESKIPLRPKEIHATSRLGWLRAAVLGANDGILSTSSLIIGVASAHATQGSILLAGISSLAAGAMSMAAGEYVSVSSQADSEKADLAREKKELGSSWDAEVSELAGIYRQRGLDDILSRKVALQLMKHDALGAHARDELGISDATAARPVQAAFASASAFSSGAILPVLAALLSPASVVSWSVSAVSLIGLAVLGVVGARAGGASPWRPAMRVIFWGIVAMAVTAAIGRIFGVQT from the coding sequence ATGGAAAGTAAAATACCGCTGCGCCCCAAAGAAATCCACGCGACCTCCCGTCTGGGCTGGCTGCGGGCCGCTGTTCTGGGGGCGAATGATGGTATCCTGTCAACATCCAGCCTGATCATTGGTGTCGCCAGCGCCCATGCGACACAGGGGAGCATCCTGCTGGCTGGAATTTCCAGTCTGGCTGCCGGGGCCATGTCCATGGCCGCAGGGGAATATGTGTCCGTTAGCTCGCAGGCGGATTCTGAGAAGGCTGACCTCGCCCGCGAAAAAAAGGAGCTTGGCAGTAGCTGGGACGCTGAAGTGAGCGAACTGGCCGGGATATACCGTCAGCGTGGCCTGGATGATATTCTGTCACGCAAGGTTGCCCTTCAGCTCATGAAGCATGATGCACTGGGGGCGCACGCCCGCGATGAACTCGGCATTTCGGACGCGACTGCGGCGCGCCCGGTACAGGCCGCCTTTGCATCGGCTAGCGCATTCTCTTCCGGTGCCATACTGCCCGTGCTGGCAGCCCTGCTGTCGCCAGCCAGCGTGGTCTCGTGGAGTGTATCCGCTGTATCCCTGATTGGTCTGGCGGTGTTGGGAGTCGTGGGTGCGCGTGCAGGTGGGGCCTCACCATGGCGTCCGGCAATGCGGGTCATATTCTGGGGCATCGTAGCGATGGCCGTGACGGCTGCCATCGGCCGGATATTCGGGGTACAGACATAA
- the arsH gene encoding arsenical resistance protein ArsH — protein sequence MTAPDLPALHPEYLERVDLARLEPHPRVDHPPRILLLYGSLRPRSFSRLLVLEAERILKALGAETRIFDPTGLPVADSVPATHPKVQELRALSLWSEGQVWCSPERHGNITAVFKNQIDWLPLSEGSIRPTQGRTLAVMQVSGGSQSFNSVNALRVLGRWMRMFTIPNQSSVPMAYTQFGDDDRMKPSPLYDRMVDVMEELMKFTWLLRDRADYLVDRYSERRQDHRPPEAR from the coding sequence ATGACCGCACCTGACTTGCCCGCCCTGCATCCGGAATATCTCGAACGGGTTGACCTCGCGCGGCTTGAGCCACACCCACGGGTTGACCATCCGCCCCGCATCCTGCTGCTCTATGGCTCGCTGCGACCACGCTCGTTCAGCCGCCTGCTGGTGCTGGAGGCGGAGCGCATCCTGAAAGCCCTCGGCGCGGAAACGCGGATATTCGACCCGACCGGCCTGCCGGTGGCGGATTCCGTACCTGCCACCCATCCAAAGGTGCAGGAACTGCGCGCACTCTCGCTCTGGTCGGAAGGCCAGGTCTGGTGCAGCCCCGAACGGCACGGTAACATAACCGCTGTGTTCAAAAACCAGATCGACTGGTTGCCACTGTCCGAAGGCTCGATCCGTCCGACGCAGGGCCGCACGCTGGCGGTGATGCAGGTCTCAGGCGGATCGCAAAGCTTCAATTCCGTCAATGCCCTGCGGGTTCTGGGCCGATGGATGCGGATGTTCACCATCCCCAACCAGTCCAGCGTGCCGATGGCCTATACGCAATTCGGTGATGATGACCGGATGAAGCCCTCCCCGCTCTATGACCGCATGGTGGATGTCATGGAGGAACTGATGAAGTTCACATGGCTGCTGCGGGACCGGGCCGATTACCTCGTTGATCGCTATAGCGAGCGCAGGCAGGACCATCGCCCGCCTGAAGCGCGGTGA
- a CDS encoding carbohydrate porin encodes MSRRVCEGIFFWGIGGFISVAGQAQTAIAGGQAHLGASTPFLAQIDPATVRDSWQAGAITTSHSQDTPSAGGSLLGNMGGLRPWLARYGLTLSIQDVNELWGNATGGIGSTNGDGRGSGTGPSYIGITMPTLMADLERMIGLKGATINISALQIRGRAVTQDHLGNFNPISGFEADRSTRLFELWYQQSFLRGALDVKIGQQDLDTEFLISDYASLYLNANFGWPMGPSVNLYAGGPSWPLAAPAIRLRYRPGEKYTFMFAAADDNPSGNQDSSVFGVTGNPADPTSQTIRDGSGTQFNMGTGALLITEIQYAFNPQSGDSGRAASHPGLSGVYKLGGYYDTARFPDYRYNTQGLSLGADGGTPRWDRGNWLIYGIIDQLIWRPSPDASRALGLFVRATGNSGDRNIINFAIDAGLNLKAPFSGRTNDTLGLGWGIGRVTSGVRAYDRARGALVQGNENHFELTYQAQITPWMVVQPDFQYVLNPSGGTGDPSCPTRLIGNEAVFGLHTNVNF; translated from the coding sequence TTGTCCCGGCGTGTATGTGAGGGAATTTTCTTCTGGGGCATCGGCGGTTTCATCTCCGTTGCGGGGCAGGCCCAGACCGCCATTGCGGGTGGGCAGGCCCATCTGGGCGCCAGTACACCTTTCTTGGCCCAGATTGACCCGGCGACCGTGCGTGATTCCTGGCAAGCAGGCGCAATCACGACCAGCCACAGCCAAGATACGCCGTCTGCCGGTGGGAGCCTGCTGGGGAATATGGGGGGATTGCGTCCATGGCTGGCCCGCTACGGCCTGACGCTGAGCATTCAGGACGTCAACGAGTTATGGGGTAACGCCACGGGCGGGATCGGCAGTACCAATGGCGATGGCAGGGGATCGGGCACGGGCCCTTCCTATATCGGCATTACCATGCCGACCCTGATGGCGGATCTGGAAAGGATGATCGGGCTTAAAGGCGCGACAATCAACATCAGTGCCCTGCAGATCCGGGGACGTGCCGTCACTCAGGACCATCTGGGCAATTTCAACCCCATCAGCGGATTTGAGGCGGATCGCTCCACCCGCCTGTTTGAACTTTGGTACCAGCAGTCCTTTCTCAGGGGCGCGCTGGACGTCAAGATCGGCCAGCAGGATCTCGATACGGAATTCCTGATCAGCGATTACGCGTCCCTGTACCTCAACGCCAATTTCGGATGGCCAATGGGTCCTTCGGTCAATCTTTATGCTGGCGGTCCTTCATGGCCGCTTGCAGCTCCCGCAATCCGGTTGCGCTACCGACCCGGTGAAAAATACACATTCATGTTCGCGGCGGCGGATGACAATCCGTCGGGTAATCAGGATAGCAGTGTCTTTGGCGTGACCGGAAACCCGGCGGACCCCACCAGCCAGACCATAAGGGATGGAAGTGGCACGCAGTTCAATATGGGAACCGGCGCGCTACTGATTACCGAAATTCAGTATGCCTTCAATCCTCAATCTGGCGACAGTGGACGCGCGGCCAGTCATCCGGGCCTGTCAGGTGTTTATAAACTTGGAGGCTATTATGATACGGCACGATTTCCGGATTATCGATATAACACACAGGGACTGTCTCTTGGCGCGGATGGTGGTACACCCCGCTGGGATCGGGGAAACTGGCTGATTTACGGGATAATCGACCAGTTGATCTGGCGTCCGTCGCCTGATGCATCACGCGCACTTGGCCTGTTTGTCCGGGCGACGGGTAATAGTGGTGATCGCAATATCATAAACTTCGCCATTGATGCCGGCCTTAACCTGAAGGCGCCCTTTTCAGGCAGGACGAATGATACACTTGGTCTGGGCTGGGGTATCGGTCGCGTCACATCAGGCGTGCGTGCCTATGATCGCGCGCGCGGTGCGCTGGTGCAGGGAAACGAAAATCATTTTGAACTGACCTATCAGGCCCAGATCACACCATGGATGGTCGTGCAGCCCGATTTCCAATATGTCCTGAACCCCTCGGGCGGCACGGGAGATCCATCCTGTCCGACGCGCCTGATTGGTAATGAAGCCGTATTCGGGTTGCATACCAATGTGAATTTCTAG